GAAGAATCCCTTCTCTTGGGTTACGCTCACAACGCTGTCGGTATCGTGTATCGTCAAAGTGTCTATCGCCTTGTCTATATGCTCCGACCTCCTCGTGGGGACGGTTATGTAGAGGAGCATTACCGCATCCGGTCGGTATCCTTCCTCTTCGAGCTTGTCCAGAACGAACCTTACAGCGGCGGCAATCTTTGTGTGCGGAATCGATATACTCTCCGGCCTTTTGATGGCAACAACTCTCTCAAATGTCGAGGCATACTCTATGATTTTGTCATCGTCGGTCGTCACGACCACCCTGTCAAGAAGCTCCGATTTCAACGCCTCTTCGATGGAATATCTTATCAGCGGCTTACCCGCAAGCTCCTTTAACGCAATCTCGGGATAGACGTCCGATTTTCTGACCGCCGGGATTATCGCCAGGACCTTGGGGATCTTCCCCTGCCTGTGTTGTTTCACGAAATCCCTCTTCAGCTGACGCCTCGTCTTTAGGAGCTTCGACATATCATCGGTCAGGCTCTTGCCGTGTTTTCGGTAGTAAAAGAGGGGGAGGTTCACGTTCGAGGGCTTGAACCTGTCGATGAACTTGAGCCAGAAGTCGTACCCGTCCTGCCTGCTCAACTCCTCGTTGTACCCGCCGATCTCCATCAGCGAGGACTTTCTGATCATCGTGCAGGCCCCGTGAGCCGGCAGGTCCAATAGCTTCACCTCCGTCCCTATCTTCTTGCGCCTGAAGATATTCAATATCTCCCCCTCCTCGTCCACCTCGTAATAGTCCGGGTAGACGAGGCCGAGCTCGTCGTCGCCGTCAAGGACGTTCGCCATGACCAGAAGTGCGTTTTCGTCGAGGTAGTCATCGGCGTCGAGGCGTATGATGTATTTGCCCATGGACTCCTTGAGCGCCACATTGTTGGTGTAGGTAAGGCCCCGGTTTTTCTGGTAAATGATCTTTATCCCGTCTTTTCCGCTGTATTTTTCAAGGAGTTCCCTGGTGTTATCCGTAGAGCCGTCATCGATTATTATCAGCTCCCAGTCCTTGTACGTCTGGTTGAGAACGCTCTTAACCGCCTCTTCTATATATTTACCGTAGTTGTATGCGGTGATGTAGACTGTTACCTTGGGCTCTGCCATTTTGAAAATCTCTACTATGAAACTTCTAACAATTGAAAAGGACGACAAGCTTGCAACAATAGATGTTCAATTTGTAAACATATCAAAGTTATTCTGTGGTGTCAAGAAATATTTTTTACCATATTTGTCCAAAATATTTATTATTTTGAAGCTGATTGACAATGTTTTTGACAAGTATTAGAATGAATCAATTTTATTTTTAAACAATAAGGGGTTAAAATGAAAAGGCGTGACTTTATAAAGAGCGCGGGGAGCGCCGTGATTTCATCCGCGATCGGGCTTTCGGCGAGGGCGATCCCCGGCTGCGGCCCTGCTCGATTTTCTACCGAACCGGAGCTTCCGAACGTAATACTTATCACAGCCGACAACATTGGCTGGAAGGACCCCGGCTGCTTCGGAAACAGGGACATTGAGACCCCGAATATCGACAGACTC
This genomic window from Candidatus Zymogenus saltonus contains:
- a CDS encoding glycosyltransferase, coding for MAEPKVTVYITAYNYGKYIEEAVKSVLNQTYKDWELIIIDDGSTDNTRELLEKYSGKDGIKIIYQKNRGLTYTNNVALKESMGKYIIRLDADDYLDENALLVMANVLDGDDELGLVYPDYYEVDEEGEILNIFRRKKIGTEVKLLDLPAHGACTMIRKSSLMEIGGYNEELSRQDGYDFWLKFIDRFKPSNVNLPLFYYRKHGKSLTDDMSKLLKTRRQLKRDFVKQHRQGKIPKVLAIIPAVRKSDVYPEIALKELAGKPLIRYSIEEALKSELLDRVVVTTDDDKIIEYASTFERVVAIKRPESISIPHTKIAAAVRFVLDKLEEEGYRPDAVMLLYITVPTRRSEHIDKAIDTLTIHDTDSVVSVTQEKGFFYYHDKYGMKPLFEERLLKKEREALFRENGAVFLYKKESIKDGEFVCNSTGHIVMTEGESIQITSELDFWIVEKIIKEYPKGL
- a CDS encoding sulfatase-like hydrolase/transferase; this translates as MKRRDFIKSAGSAVISSAIGLSARAIPGCGPARFSTEPELPNVILITADNIGWKDPGCFGNRDIETPNIDRLADEGMRFTLEVVVSFN